The Amycolatopsis coloradensis sequence CCGATCAGCCGGGCGGCCTCGCGAACCTGTTTGCCGTGCGGGCGCAGCGTGGGCCGGTAGCCCGGCAGCCGCAGCTCCGTCGGCCAGGAGAAGGAGGTCATCTCCTGCAGGACGTCCTTGGGGATGTCCACGAGGACCGGGCCGGGCCGGCCGGTCGAGGCGAGGTGGAAGGCCTCGGCGATGGTGCGCGGGATGTCGGCCGGATCGGTGACCAGGAAGTTGTGCTTGGTGATCGGCATCGTGATGCCGCAGATGTCGGCTTCCTGGAAGGCGTCCGTGCCGATCAGCGCGCGGGACTGCTGGCCGGTGATGGCGACGACCGGGACCGAGTCCATGTTCGCGTCGGCCAGCGGGGTGACCAGGTTGGTCGCGCCGGGACCCGAGGTGGCCATGCACACCCCGACCTTGCCGGTGGCCTGCGCGTACCCGGTGGCGGCGTGGCCTGCCCCCTGTTCGTGGCGGACCAGGACGTGGCGGACCTTCGTCGAGTCGAGCAGCGGGTCGTACGCCGGGAGAATGGTGCCGCCCGGAATACCGAACACGACCTCCGCGCCCACCGACTCGAGCGAGCGGACGAGCGACTGCGCGCCCGTGACCCGCACCGGGGTCCCGGCGGGCGGCGCCGGCTTGGGTCGGGCACCGGTGGTACCGGAGTTCGCTTCAGCTCGCGAGGTGGCACTAGTCATCGCTGTTTGCCTCGTCTTGTCTAGTCACTCGTTCGGGTATTCATTGGCTGGTCGGGCAAGTGAAATTGTTCCAGGCAACAAAAAACCCCCGCCGACCGGAGTGGTCGCACGAGGGTCGCGCGTCGACGCAGCGGAGACTTCCCTAAGCGTCGACGCGCTTGGGAAGTACGAGGCCGGTCTGCGTTGTCACGAGAGTGAAGCTAGCCGGTCGCCGTCAAGAGTGTCAACTCTGCGGGACGGCGATTCCGCATGCTGGACACCTCCGGTGCGTCGCGCGACCCGCGTTCGGGGCCTTCGAGGCGGCGGTGCACCATCTTTGACGTGGCAGAAGAAAAGCAGCGGGAACAGGCGAACGAGGACCGCAAGGCCGTCTTCAAAATCCCGAACACGGCATTGCTGGCGATCGCTTTCCTCGTCGTTTGTGTGACGCCTGTCGCGTTCGGCGACGTGCCGTATCTCCAGTGGCTCTACCTCTTCCCGATCGCGCTGGCGGTGTTCGTCATCCGGACCCGCACGACGGCGACGGCCAAGGGGCTGGAGGTCCGCACGATGTTCGGGCGGCGGGACCTGCCGTGGACCTCACTCAAGGGCCTCGCCATCACCGACAAGGCGAAGGTGCAGGCGGTGCTGAAGGACGAGACCAAGATCCCCCTTCCCGCCGTACGCACCCGTCACCTGCCGGTGATTTCGCTGGTCAGCGCGGGCCGCATGGCCGATCCCTCGGGGCTGACCGACGACGTGGCCAAGGCTCCGGAAAAGAGCGACGATTCCGGGGAGTAGGATTGGTAGGACCAGTTTGGCGTTCGTTCGCCCTGGTCCCCATCCCGAACCTTGGAGTCAGCCGTGCCTCAACTCCGTTCCCGGACCACCACCCACGGCCGCAACGCGGCGGGCGCCCGCTCGCTCTGGCGCGCCACCGGAATGACCGACAGCGACTTCGGCAAGCCGATCGTCGCCATCGCGAACTCCTACACCCAGTTCGTGCCGGGGCACGTGCACCTCAAGGACCTCGGCGAGATCGTGGCAGGCGCGGTCAAGGAGGCGGGCGGGGTCGCCCGCGAGTTCCACACGATCGCCGTCGACGACGGGATCGCCATGGGGCACAGCGGAATGCTCTACTCGCTGCCCTCGCGCGAGATCATCGCCGACTCCGTCGAGTACATGGTGAACGCGCACCAGGCCGACGCGCTCGTCTGCATCTCCAACTGCGACAAGATCACCCCGGGCATGCTGAACGCCGCCATGCGGCTGAACATCCCGGTGGTGTTCGTCTCCGGCGGTCCGATGGAGGCCGGGAAGGCCGTGGTCGTCGGCGGCGTCGCGCAGGCGCCGACCGACCTGATCACCGCGATCGCCGCGTCGGCCAGCAGCGAGGTCGACGAGGACGGGCTGTCCATTGTGGAGCGCTCCGCCTGCCCGACCTGTGGTTCGTGCTCGGGTATGTTCACCGCGAACTCGATGAACTGTCTCACCGAGGCGCTCGGGCTCTCCCTGCCGGGCAACGGTTCCACCCTCGCCACGCACGCCGCCCGCAAGGCGCTTTTCGAGGACGCCGGGCGCACGGTCGTCGAACTGTGCAAGCGCTGGTATGAGCAGGATGACGAATCCGCGCTCCCGCGCTCGATCGCGTCGAAGAAGGCGTTCGAGAACGCGATGGCCCTCGACATGGCGATGGGCGGCTCGACCAACACGGTGCTGCACATCCTCGCCGCCGCGCAGGAGGGCGAGGTCGACTTCACCATCGACGACATCGACGCCATCGGCCGCCGCGTGCCGTGCCTGTCGAAGGTCGCGCCGAACTCGGACTACCACATGGAGGACGT is a genomic window containing:
- a CDS encoding PH domain-containing protein yields the protein MAEEKQREQANEDRKAVFKIPNTALLAIAFLVVCVTPVAFGDVPYLQWLYLFPIALAVFVIRTRTTATAKGLEVRTMFGRRDLPWTSLKGLAITDKAKVQAVLKDETKIPLPAVRTRHLPVISLVSAGRMADPSGLTDDVAKAPEKSDDSGE
- the ilvD gene encoding dihydroxy-acid dehydratase encodes the protein MPQLRSRTTTHGRNAAGARSLWRATGMTDSDFGKPIVAIANSYTQFVPGHVHLKDLGEIVAGAVKEAGGVAREFHTIAVDDGIAMGHSGMLYSLPSREIIADSVEYMVNAHQADALVCISNCDKITPGMLNAAMRLNIPVVFVSGGPMEAGKAVVVGGVAQAPTDLITAIAASASSEVDEDGLSIVERSACPTCGSCSGMFTANSMNCLTEALGLSLPGNGSTLATHAARKALFEDAGRTVVELCKRWYEQDDESALPRSIASKKAFENAMALDMAMGGSTNTVLHILAAAQEGEVDFTIDDIDAIGRRVPCLSKVAPNSDYHMEDVHRAGGIPAILGELHRGGLLNTDVHSVHSPDLESWLSTWDIRAKEPSERAIELFHAAPGGVRTTEAFSTENRWSSLDTDAANGCIHDVEHAYTQDGGLAILRGNLAENGAVIKSAGIDEELWHFEGPARVLESQEEAVSAILKKEIQPGEVLVIRYEGPAGGPGMQEMLHPTAFLKGSGLGKKCALITDGRFSGGSSGISVGHISPEAAAGGTIGLVQNGDRILLDVHERRLELLVDEDVLAERRAKMEASERPWQPVSRDRKITAALRAYARMATSADTGAVRDPSK